The genomic DNA GCGCGTTTGGCGGAACTCGGCGCCAATCTCTCGCTATGGTTCCAAAACCCAAGCGCCCAAACTTTTGCCCAAGGTGGTTGGATACCCTATATCTACCCAATCACTTACTTCTTCTTGGTCTTTGTATTTACGTATTTTTATACTTCTATTACTTTTAACACCAAGGAGATAGCCGAGAACCTACAGAAGCAAGGCGGATTTATTGAAGGCGTCAGAACTGGCAACAGCACCGAAAAGCATCTAAAGAAAACCATCAATCGCCTAACCTTTTTTGGTGCATTGGCTTTGGGCTTTTTAGCAATCGTACCAATCATCGGCCAAGTTTTCCTAAACACAAGCATCAGCCTTGGTGGAACTTCTATCTTGATCTTGGTAGCGGTATCACTTGAAACACTACGAGCAATCGAATCCAGGGCACTGATGGTTACTTATGATGACTATTCAAGACCAGATTTCTTCTATGGTGAAACCGAAAAATCTTCGAAGAAAAGATTTAATTTTCTAAAGCGTAAAAAGAAATAAAACTCTTTACAGGGTGTGGTAGAATTTGCTATAATCAACCTTGAATATACTCTATGGCTAGCAATAAGGAAGTGATCGAGCTTGAAGGCGTTATTGTAGAGACCCTTCCGGGTACTCAGTTTCGTGTCGAGCTCAACAATGGCCATCAGATTATAGCCCATGTCGCCGGAAGAATGCGCAAGCACTTCATTCGCATAGTACCTGGCGACCAGGTAACGGTTGAGCTGACACCTTACGATCTCAGTAAGGGTCGAATAACCTACCGAAAATCGTAGTTTTATATATTAAGACTTACGAATTTAATAAATTAATGCAGTGAGTCCACCACTTAAAAAATATGGTGGATCCGGATGAAAGGATCATTAGTAAATAATGAAAGTCCGTGCAAGCGTAAAAAAAATCAGCCCCGACGATAAGTTGGTGCGCCGTAAAGGACGCCTTTACGTTATAAATAAATTAAAGCCTAAACACAAGCAAAGGCAGGGATAGTATGGCTAGAATTTCTGGTGTAACCATTCCAAACGAAAAGCAGATTCAGATTGCCTTGACTTATGTTTACGGCATCGGACCGAAGTTTGCTAAAGATGTTTTAGCGGCAGCCAAAGTCGATCCTACGGTTAGAGTAAAAAACCTGACTGACGAAGAGGTCTCTAGAATCCAAGATTATATTAACGAAACCTACACTGTTGAAGGTGAGCTTCAGCGCGTAGTTAGCACGAATATTAAACGCCTTAAAGAAATCAAATCATACCGCGGATTGCGGCACGCCGCTAATCTTCCCTCCAGAGGACAGCGAACTCGCACCAACGCACGTACTAGGCGTGGTAAGAAGGTAACTGTAGGCGGAACGGCGAAGAAAGCGCCGTCTAAGACTTAAGGGGTAAGTTATGGCTGAAGAAGAGATTAAAACCACAGCTACTGAGACTACTGACACTCCTGTTAGTCAGGAAATGCCAGACAGTCCAGCTGCAACAGCACCATCAAAAAAGAAAAAACTGAAAAAAACTGTTGCTTACGGACAAATGCATGTCCAGGCAACGTTCAACAACACCATTGTTAGCTTCACAGACCAAGCTGGAGGCGTATTATCGACGTCCAGCGCGGGTGCTTGCGGATTCCGCGGCAGCAAAAAAGGCACTGCATACGCAGCCCAGGTTGCGGCCGAAAAAGCTGCTAACGTAGCTAAAACCCAATACGGACTTTCAAAGGTAGACATTTTTGTTAAAGGTATTGGCCAAGGACGAGATATGGCGATGAGAGCTATTTTGAATATGGACATTGCTATTGAAAGCATCAAGGACGTCACCGGTGTTCCTCATGGCGGAGTTCGTCCAAGAAAGGCAAGGAGGAACTAGTATGGCAAGAGATAGAAGCAGTATTGTTAAGCAGTCTCGCCGAGAAGGCTACGCTCTTCATCCTAAAGCACACAAAGCTTTAGTAAAACGCAGCGGAATGCCCGGCGCTAGTGCAAACGGTAGACGACCAAACAAACCTAGCCAATACGCGCTACAGATGCGCGAGAAGCAGAAAGTCAAAAGACTTTACGGTCTTCTTGAGAGACAATTTGAAAATCTAATGAAGGAAGCCTCCCGTTCTCGCGGCCAGACCGGCCAGACCTTGCTGAGGTTCCTAGAGCAGCGAGCCGACAATGCAGTCTATAGAGCAGGTTTAGCGCCTAGTCGTAGAGCCGCAAGACAGCTAGTTAGCCATGGACATTTCATGCTTAACGGACGCCGATTCGATATTCCTTCAGTAAGACTAGTTGCTGGAGACGAGCTAATAGTTCGTGATCACAGCAAAAGTAGCCAATATTTTAAGAATCTTGACACTGTCAGCCCACCGAGCGAAGTAACAGCTAGCTGGATTAACGCTGATCGCAAGAAACTAACAATCAAAGTAACCGGCGCCCCAACTCGTGATGATGCGGAGCTCGGAATTAACGAACAATTAATCGTCGAGTATTACTCACGCTAAAGGAGAGAACTTAATGTCAAAAACTATTCACACACCTTCACTAGCATCAGTAACCGACCATGGTAAGACTTCGGCAACTTTTGTTATTGAGCCACTACACACTGGTTACGGTATGACTCTTGGAAACAGCCTTCGTCGAGTACTATTATCTAGCGTCGCAGGCGCAGCGGTCACGTCATTTAAGATCGACGGTGCAACACACGAATTCACAACTATTAAAGGCGTCGTAGAAGACGTCATTGATATCATGCAAAATCTCAAGCAAATTCGCTTTAGGGTCTACAGCGATGAACCACAAACACTACGTATCGAGAAGAAAGGTGCCGGCGCAGTAACCGCTAAGGACATCAAGACTAATGCAGATGTTGAGATAGTAAACCCGGATCAGCTTATTGCCACTTTAGCCGACAAAGCTAGTTTTGGTGCTGATATTGTCGTCGACACTGGGCGTGGCTATCGCACCATCGAAGAATCTGGTGCACGACGTGCTAGCACTGACATGGTAGCTATTGACGCTATCTTTAGCCCAGTGCTTCGAGTTCGTTACAAAGTAGAGAATACACGCGTAGGACAAATGACTGATCTTGATAAGGTCGTCATGACAATCGAAACAGATGGCAGCATTTCACCTCAAGATGCTTTTGAAGAAGCTGCTGCTATTTTGGTTAATCAGTATACAGCGCTTGCCGGACAAACTCGTGTTGCTGTCAGTGCGCCGCTGGGTTCATCGCAGAAGTCGGCCGATACCGAGATAAGCGAAGATCCGGGCACGGCTAGCCTTAGTATGTCAATCGAGGATCTCAATCTAAGTGCTCGAACAACCAATGCGCTAATTAACAACGACATTGCCACACTAAAAGACTTAGTGTCGTTAACTGATGTAGAGCTACGAGACCTTAAAGGCTTTGGCAGTAAAGCCCTCGATGAAGTCAAACAATATATGGCGGAATTGGAACTATAAGATGCATAGACACGGATATAAAGGCAAGAAATTCGGACGAGAAACCGATCAACGGCGAGCGTTGATGAAGGGTCTCGCTGAATCACTTGTACTGCACGAAAAAATCGAGACTACTTTGCCTAAGGCAAAGGAAATCGTACCATACATTGAAAAACTAATTACTAAGGCTAAAAAAGGTGATCTTCATAGCCGTCGACAAGTAATTGCCGATCTGATGACAGTAGAGGCCGCCCACAAATTAGTTGATGAGTTAGCGCCAAAATTAAAATCAAGAAACAGCGGTCATGTACGAGTTGAGCGAACAAGCCTAAGAAGAGGCGATAACGCACAATTAGCTACAGTCTCATTTGTTGAGTTCGATGCTGCGGTCAAAGAGGAAAATACTGCAACTGCAAAGACTGAGCAAACTCCAAAGAAAAAGCCGGCCGCTAAAGCTACCCAGGCTAAGAAACCTGCGGCCAAGAAGGAGGCAAAATAATGAATAAGACTTACAGCGCCAAGCCTTCAGATGTGACTAGAAACTGGTGGGTTGTCGATGCTGCAGAAGTCCCACTTGGACGTCTAAGCACCAAGATCGCGACGCTTCTAACAGGCAAAGAAAAACCTCAATTCACTCATCACATTGATTGCGGAGATTTTGTGGTCGTCATCAACGCCGACAAGCTAATTGTTACCGGCAACACAGCCGAAACCGACAAAATGTACTATCACCACAGCGGTTTTCCGGGTGGTTTAACAGAGACAAGTTTAGCTCAGCAACGTGTAAAAGACCCTACTTTGATTATTGAGAAGGCCGTTAGAGGAATGCTGCCAGTCAACAAACTACGACCTGAAAGATTAAAGCGACTTAAAGTTTACGCTGGTAGTGAACACACGCACGCTGCCCAGAAGCCAGTAGCGGTACGCGTAGGAAAGGAAGCAAAATAATATGGCCGAAAGATATACTTACTCGCTCGGACGCCGCAAAAGCGCCGTAGCTAGCGTACGCTTAACAAAAGGCAAGGGCGAAATCACAGTGAACGGGAAACCAGCCAACGATTACTTTGCCGGAAGTGCCAGCTTGATGCATGAACTGTTTGCTCCTTTTAGAGCTATTGAAAATGAGAAGTCACACAACGTTTCTGTAAAAGTTACTGGCGGTGGCCATTCAGCACAAATTGACGCAATACGACTTGGAATTGCCAAGTGCCTAGCTACTGAAAAAGAAGAGCTCAAAAGCACGCTACGGCGAGCCGGGCAACTTAGCCGAGACACCCGAGAGAAAGAGCGCAAGAAGTTCGGTCTCAAAGGCGCCCGAAAACAACGCCAGTTTACCAAGCGATAGGGTATTGTAAATATGAGTAACAGGAGCAACCCAAGTTTTGGTGAAATCCTTGACCACTATGTGTCTCAGGGGGAGACAAGATTAGATTTAATAATATCGTCTGACCCTGAAAAGTACAAAACAAAGGGCTTTGCCCAGAAGGCTTTTTCAAGGGGTAGGAGCGGGGGGGGGGGGGGGGGGGGGGGGGAGAACCTGGATGAGAGTTAATTTAGCATTTATCACTGGTATGTAAGCACTCAAAGTTGGCGGTATTGTTTATATTGAAAAATCATATTTAATCAGTTGAAGTGCTAACCTTAGCGGGGGTTTTTGTAAACATAACATTAATCAGGAAATTTAGTAGATGGATATACTAGTTAAACAAGACAGTAACGAAATTAAATCATTTTGAGTCCATGTTCAGCGGTGCTGGAACTCGATCAAATTTAATCAAAAAAGCTGCGTCCCATAGGCACTTGTAATAGACATTTTGACTTTCCGTCCACCTTTTACTGTGGAAGCCAGAACGTGACAATTAGTAGCACGTTGTGGAAGTTAGACTTATAAGTTGTACTTCAACGGGGTGTCGGTAGAACCTTCAAACCGTGACCCTATTGCTTCCACAAGTAACTAGTTGAAATGCCGGGGGGGAAAAAAAAAAAAATGCCGACAGCAGTCTTACAGGCCAGCATAGAAGTAACAAATGAGATATAATTAACAATATGAGTAATAAAGTAATATTAACTGGCATACGCGCCAATAATGATCTGCACATTGGCAACTACTTTGGTGCGTTATTGCCAATTGTAGACATGGCAAAGGCAAAATCTGAAAAATATCAGATTAATTTGTTTATGCCTGATCTACATAGTTTTACTACGCCAATCGACCATAATAAATTACAGTCGAGCATCATGAACTCGTTGAGAGTTTTTGTGGCTGCAGGTTTACCTTTAGAAAACCCAAATGTACATATTTATCGGCAAAGTTACGTAGCAGCGCACAGTGAGCTAACCTTGCTACTAAACAACTTTACTGGCGTTGGCGAAATGGAAAGAATGATCCAGTATAAAGAAAAATCGACAAAACTGGGTAAGGATAGGGTTAGTCTAGGTCTACTTGATTACCCAGTGCTGCAAGCTGCCGATATATTGTTGTATGGTGCTTCGTATATACCTGTTGGCGATGACCAGACTCAACACCTAGAATTTACCCGAGATATTGCCGTACGTATGAACGCTAAATTTGGCAACCTGTTTACCGTGCCAGTATCAGTCAAAGAACAGCACGAATTTTTTGGCAAAGACCAAGGTTTACGTATCAAAGACCTAGCCGATCCTACCAAAAAGATGAGCAAAAGTGACGAAACAGGCAAGGGTGTAATATTCTTAAATGACAGCCCAGAAGATGCACGTAAAAAGATTATGTCGGCCGAAACTGACAGTTTTGGCAAAATTGCGCATGATAGAGAGCGACAACCCGGTATATCCAATCTGCTTGAGCTGCTAGAGCTATTTGGAGGAAACGCCCAAGATTTTATTGGCTCGGCTAGTTATGGGGAGCTCAAGACTGCTGCTGCCGATAAAGTCGTAGAGTTTTTGATCGATTTTCAAGCAAGGTTGTCACAAGTTAATGAGAACCAACTCCGAGCTAAGTTGGCGTCAAGCGAAGCGGCCATGAACAGTCAGGCTGGCGAGGTATTGGCAGCAGTCCAGAAAGCTGTCGGACTTAGATGAGTGAGCAACTAAAAAGTTCTGGCGAAAGATCAATTTTTTGGCCCTTAGACAAAATTGCCGAATTTATTGGCCATATCCTTTTGTCGCCATTTAAATCGTTCAAGAAATGAAAAGTTTTACTGTATCAGAAGAGCAGGGTGTCGTAAGAGCCGATAAGTTTTTAGCTGGCCTTTATCCTCAGTACTCCAGAGCTGCAATAGCAAAATTGTTTGAATATGACCTCGTAAAAAAAGACAGTAAAAGTATTAAACCCGGTGAAAAACTAAAGCCAGGCACACTAATCGAGGCCGACATCTCACCCCTAGATCAAGAGCCCGACGTTGTCGAACTACCTATTCTATACGAGGATAACGACGTTCTGGTAGTAGATAAACCAGCCGGTATTATTAGCCATAGCCGAGGTCGTTATTGGCAAGAGCCGTCTGTCGCGTCTTTTATTCGGTCTCATAGCAAAAGTGCCCTTCCGCAGAACGGCACACCAGAGCGTAGCGGCATAGTCCACCGTCTTGATAGAGCAACTAGCGGCGTCATGATTACAGCCAAGAACGAGCGCGCCATGAAATTTTTGCAGAATCAATTTCAAAAACGTAATGTAAAAAAAACATACATAGCGCTTATCGAGTCAGCGCCAGAAAAAGCCGAAGCAATCATCGATGCAGCGATTTCCAGAAATCCAAATGATCCAAAGCGTTTTATGGTCAGCGCGCAGGGTAAGTCTGCTTTGACGCACTACAAAACTTTGACTCCAACACCGAGCGGTGTACTCTTGCAGCTAGAGCCACGGACTGGCCGGACCCACCAACTTAGACTCCATCTAAAATACATAAATCGTCCGATAATTGGGGACGAATTCTATGACGGTAAACCCGCAGATCGGCTTTTTTTGCATGCAGCCAGTCTAAAGCTTAAGCTACCTAACGGTGAGGACAAAACCTTTACGAGTAAGATACCGAAGGCTTTTTACTTATGACGTTAGGGCCATTAATTAACCCAAAAAACGACAAGACGTTAGATCTTTTTGTTGCAAATCCTCCACACGGACTTATTATTTCTGGACCCATGGCAAGCGGCAAAACTGCTATGGCCAATATTTTAGTTCGTCGTATAAATCCACTCTTGAAGCCTGTTTTTGTGAAACCCGAAGAAAACAAGATGATCGGTATAGACCAGGTAAGGGAACTAAACTCTCTAATGAGTCGCAAGAGTAGTGGTGATCTTGTTACGAGTGTCGCAATTATCGCACCTGCTGATCTCATGACCGAAGAAGCCCAAAACGCACTCTTAAAAACACTAGAGGAGCCCGCCGCGGGCAGTATGATTATTTTGCTCGCACGACAAGTCAATACTCTACTGCCAACCGTTATGTCGCGCTGCAAAATATTAAAAATCCTACCAGTGAGCGAAGTTGCTGCCTCAGCTCACTATGAAGGTTATGATCCGAGCGAGATCAAACGCGCATACATCCTAAGCCGTGGCTACCCAGAGGCACTAACTAGCATACTAAAAAATGAGAACGAGAATCTAACGAATGGTTTAAATGAAGCAAAGAATTTTTTGAGTGCGAGTAAGTTTGACCGCTTATGCTTCGCAGAAGACAACAAAGACCGCGCTGGGGAATTGGTCGCGAATTTGATTATTGTAACGCAAGCAGCAATCGAACAGTCACCTCCAGCCAACCGCCTACATAAACTGATCGGAATTCACAAACAAGCACGCTTGGCCGAGAGGCAGCTAGCAGCAAAAGTTAACAAAAAAACCGTTTTAAGTGCTTTGGCTTTGTCACTCTAGCTAATTCCAAGTTATAATAAATATATGTCTGCAATTTTAATCGTTTTTGGTTTGGCCGTTTTTGCTCTACTAAGTGGAAAGCTAAAAGACGAGGAAGCTTCACCCGTACCCCTCAAATTAAGCGATCGGCTAGGCGGTTTATGGGATATTGCCCATAACGGTATGCGTGAAAACCGTTTTTTAAGAGCTGAAAAAGCACTGCTAACAATACTGAAAATTGATCAAAAAAATGCAGCTGCCTACAACCGTCTCGGTATCCTTTATGCCAAACAGAAAGAGTTCAAAGATGCTATTGATTGTTTCGAAATTGCCAGTAGCATCGAGCCATCAGCGTCTTCACTACATAATCTCGGTCTAATATATTACGAAACGGAGCATTACGAAAAAGCAGCACTGGCATTCGAACAAGCCCTTAAGCTAGAGGGCGACCTAGCTGCAAGACATATTGCCTACGCAAAAGTTCAAGAAAAGTTAGGTAACGGCAGGGTGGTGCTAAGCGAACTAGAGAAAGCAGCTGAACTAGAACCAAACCAAGAATCTTTTAAACTTCTGCACAAAGCCTATTTGGACCGCGATATGCACGAGCAGGCAAGCGTAATTGAGCGTAGGCTGCAAAAGATGATTACAACCACCACAGGCAAACGCCGTCGCATACTTCGCCCCAAGCGCGTCGTTGTCTAAAGTACTTTAAAAATATTTACCTCTCTGTTAAAATGCTTTAGTGTCTTAAAGAAATGCAGAGGTAGTGAAGCGGTCAAACACGGCAGACTGTAAATCTGTTGGCTTTCGCCTTCGGGGGTTCGAATCCCTCCCTCTGCACCACATGCCACCTTAGCTCAGTTGGTTAGAGCGTCAGTTTTGTAAACTGAATGTCGTCGGTTCGAATCCGACAGGTGGCTCCAGACACATGGAGGATGAGAAACGAAGGTTCGATATTCCCCCGTCCGCTGCAAAGCGGACAAAACGGGCGGAATATATGCTAAAGTGCACCGCACTGAAGCTATAATCCGACAGGTGGCTCCAGACACATGGAGGATAAGAACCGAAGGTTCGATATTCCCCCGTCCGCTGCAAAGCGGACAAAACGGGCGGAATATATGCTAAAGTGCACCGCACTGAAGCTATAATCCGACAGGTGGCTCCAGACACATGGAGGATGAGAACCGAAGGTTCGATATTCCCCCGTCCGCTGCAAAGCGGACAAAACGGGCGGAATATATGCTAAAGTGCACCACACTGAAGCTATAATCCGACAGGTGGCTCCAGACACATGGCGGATGAGAATTGAAGGTTCGATATTCAGTAGTAATCCCCAGCGTAGCGGGCTGTTCGATTGAATATATGCTGAAGCTAAAAGCGAAGCAATAATCCGACAGGTGGCTCCATTATTTTAGTGCCGCGTTAGCTCAGTGGTAGAGCACTTCCATGGTAAGGAAGGGGTCTCGAGTTCAAGTCTCGAACGTGGCTCCATGCCGTACAACTAATCAAACAAACATGCAAAGTCGGCAATCAAATGGCCGACTTTTAGTTTGGTCTAGTTGAAGTACTCCTTTCAAAATTAAATATGAATTTATTTCTTATTTCTAGCAGAAAATTGGCTAGGTCTTGCATTGTTACACTTTTACGCCAAATAAACGAGATTGATTACGGACTAGGTCTAATTGAATATCCACCAAATTTGGTTAACATGTTGTAATGATAATCTATATCTGTTAAAATAAGATCTATGGCGAAAAAAGGCGATAAAAGAAAACTAGTTGGCCTGGTTAGCAGTGAGACAAACCATCGTACTTACTATACTGTTAAAAATACGATGAATACTCCAGACAAACTTAAGCTCAAAAAATACGACCCGATTGCAAGAAAACACGTGGTCTATGAAGAGACTAAGAAAAACCTAGGCCGCAACGAAGTCAAACCTCGTAAAGGCTAAACTATAAGTTAATAGTTTATGGTTAATAGTTGATAGCAGTTAGTAGCTGCTGCTTTTTTGTTCTTTAAACTATGAACGATCAACTTTAAACTCTCATTAGCCATAGTAGTCTAGGAGGGTATTTACGAGTTCGGCGTGGCTCCAAACTAATGGCTCGACACCGACTCTTGCTCCGCCACTTGCACCTATCTGCTCTGGTAGCGTTTCGGTGCTGCTTCGATGCTCTAGTGCCCAATCAATTAGTTGTCGAGCATCTTCTAATCTACCTGTTCTTATATAGTACTGAGCTAGCCATAAAGATGTCACAAACCATGGGTTACCCTCATATTGCGGTTGTGTAGCAAAGTAGTTGTCATGTTCATAACGTGGTACGCCGCCTTCTGGGCATGAATCTTTTAATTTCGACTCGACAGCGTGAGCAGTCTGAGCAGTTAAAGCTTTATCGAGACCAAATTCAAACATCATTGGACCGTACATACTGGAAACGTCGATCGTATTATCGAAGGTTATGTCTCCACTAGCATCGAGCAAGATTCCTTTTCGATAAGACTTAGAATCCTCATTGAATAGTATCTTAGAATTTTGCTGCATCTTACGTGCTGCGTTTTCCCATTCATCACTATTTTGATCTTCTCCGAATCTTTTGGCTAAACTTACTGCAACCAGTAGTGCCCTATAGGTTAACGCAACTGTGTAAGTGTGAGTCAAAAACTTTTCTTCCCACAAATCGTAACTGGCGTGCGGCAATCCAGTGTCTAGGTCAATAAATCGAGCCATAAAGTTCGCCGCCGGCACCACAAACTTTTGAAACATTTCATTAGTAAACTCTTCGTCTTTGGAATAGTCTAAATACTCCCCGAGCATAAATACGACAATAGCAGTTTCATCTTCCTGTATTGCCAGCTCGTGTCTTTGACCGCGCATAAGCGGATGCCACGTACTTCCTATAGAGCGATCGCTAAGGTACTTGTGCATCAGATAACCGTCTTCGGTTTGTATATCAGAGCAGAAATTGAAAAACTTTCTAGCCTCTTTGTATAATCCAAGTCTAATCAGTGGCCAAATTACAAAGCAGCCATCACGTGGCCATACGTAACTGTAGTAATCTCGGTTATAGTTGTAGATTGAGGAGTCACACGAAGCGACAATACCGCCTCGTTGATCACAGTGAGCTTTAATAATCATGAGGGAGCGCACGACTGCAGACCTCTCATCGTCACTAAGAGGCAGCTTATCAATACGAAGCATGGCAGGAGCCAACCAATTCTTCCACCAATCCTTTGTATGTTCAAGCCTTGCTTGAGCGCCTTCGCGCTTCATAAATTCATGTTCGCGCTCTAAATGGAACTGAGAACTGTGCGCTAAAACCCAGTACTCGATCTCAGCCTCTGCGGCAGCTTCTAGCTGTTGTGACACTCTTAAAACTGAATCGACTCCGCCATGTTCAACGGCATTATTTGTTAATTCGCCGTCCTCGGCATCTTTGAAAGAACCTTCTTTACCTTCAATGCCGTATGAGCCACAGGTATATTGATCAAAATCTTTACCTTCATTATTCCGCGCATAGGCTAACAGGCAAAGTCGACCCTTGTAATCAAGTAGGTATGGGCCGTCCGGGACAAACATTGCCGTATCGCTACGACCATGATTGCTAATTTCAAAAACCTGATGGAAAAATACCTTTACATCGCGCTTTTCGTTTCTAAGATTCTGGATATTCAAAAGGCGACAAAACACGTTTTTTTCAGTGTCTACGAAATCTGAAAAATGCAGTCTTAACCCAAATTTGTCGCTTCTCATAACTATCGATGTGGTCAGACTTGTTGAATCAATACCGAGCTCGGTATGCCAATTCTCGTCATCTAGCCAACTGAACTGATTATCCACATGAACGCCTATGCGGTGGTGGATCTTGCGTGAAGTAGTCAGATTTTCTTGCCCGACATACGGAAAATAAAAATCGTGAACAAAACCTTTTTCATTCAAACCAACAACTAACTGACCGTTACTTAAAACTACAGGCCGACCCATTTAGTACAGTCCTTTTTCGGCAAGCCGGAACTTGATGTCATGGTAAGCATTCATAAAGTTCATATAGGCTTCATACGGCGTGTCATAAGGGCTAAAATATGCGTGGACA from Candidatus Saccharibacteria bacterium includes the following:
- a CDS encoding glycoside hydrolase family 15 protein — translated: MGRPVVLSNGQLVVGLNEKGFVHDFYFPYVGQENLTTSRKIHHRIGVHVDNQFSWLDDENWHTELGIDSTSLTTSIVMRSDKFGLRLHFSDFVDTEKNVFCRLLNIQNLRNEKRDVKVFFHQVFEISNHGRSDTAMFVPDGPYLLDYKGRLCLLAYARNNEGKDFDQYTCGSYGIEGKEGSFKDAEDGELTNNAVEHGGVDSVLRVSQQLEAAAEAEIEYWVLAHSSQFHLEREHEFMKREGAQARLEHTKDWWKNWLAPAMLRIDKLPLSDDERSAVVRSLMIIKAHCDQRGGIVASCDSSIYNYNRDYYSYVWPRDGCFVIWPLIRLGLYKEARKFFNFCSDIQTEDGYLMHKYLSDRSIGSTWHPLMRGQRHELAIQEDETAIVVFMLGEYLDYSKDEEFTNEMFQKFVVPAANFMARFIDLDTGLPHASYDLWEEKFLTHTYTVALTYRALLVAVSLAKRFGEDQNSDEWENAARKMQQNSKILFNEDSKSYRKGILLDASGDITFDNTIDVSSMYGPMMFEFGLDKALTAQTAHAVESKLKDSCPEGGVPRYEHDNYFATQPQYEGNPWFVTSLWLAQYYIRTGRLEDARQLIDWALEHRSSTETLPEQIGASGGARVGVEPLVWSHAELVNTLLDYYG